Below is a genomic region from Pectobacterium polaris.
TGACGCTCTGGCGCACTATTTCCAACTGCTGCTCACCCGCTTAATGAATAACGAAGAGATCAGTGAAGAGGCTCAGAAAGAGATGGCCAGTAAAGCCGGTATCGACGAGTTTCGTATTGATGAGATCGCAACGTTCCTGAATCAATGGGGCAATGAATAACGCTTGTTGAGGGCATGTTGAAAAGGATGCAAGGTGAGTGTGGTTGTGTCCGTTTCCCGTCTTGGCTGGCCGTCATAAGATGCTAAAAACAGAAATCCCGCCGCAGTTTCCTGACGCGGGATTTTTAAATGTGGTCTCTGCGGGGGCAGATTAGGGCTGGGAGCGTCGTTTATCTATCCCGCGTACTTGCCTGTCTGTGGCTGTAACTGATAAACCCATGCCGTAACCTGCTGGTCTTCCGCTGTCGTAACCACAACCTCAACGCGATCGTAGCCGTCTTCAAACTCATCCAGCATTGGCCAATGCGCCTCAAGATTAGTAGACAAAAACAGGTAACCGTTGACGCGTAGCCCGTGATCATCCAGCACGATCCCCGGAAAATCCGCGGCAGCGCCCCAGCCACGCTCATAAAACGTGCCAGTCACGTAACCCGGCAGCCAGTCTCCACCGATGTTTTCCAGAATATAGGCATTTTCGTGACCCGGACGCAGCGTCCCGTAGACAAACAAGCGTTCCATTTTCCCTCGTCAATCAAAACAATGAATACCCAACGGGTGAAGAATAATGCTCACGTTAGGGTTTAATAAAGCGGTTCGCAACAGGTTCTGCCATTTTGTATTGACCTCCAACAATCCTTTAAAGCCACATTGCCGAAAATATCGAATATCCCTACTTTTTGCGTGACTTTGTCAATATTACTGCCTGAGTCGCGGGGGTAAGATTGGCGGGAGGATGCTGTTGGTCGGCATAGGCAACCATTCTGGTTTGACAGAAATACGCGCCAATAGTCGTTAAATGTTTGTTAACTTAACTGAGAATATCAATGAAAACGAATAATAATATTGACGTCTTAGCTTCAAACATTGCCATCATGGAGCCCTCTAATGGGCTTGAAAAGAAGCTTGAGCTGGCCGAAAAAGAGAATCGCAAGCTTATCATTAAGCTTGGGTTTGACCCTACCGCACCCGATCTTCACCTCGGGCACGCTGTGGTATTGCGCAAATTAAAACAATTTCAGGATGCCGGTCACGATATTGTCATTATCATTGGCGACTTTACTGCCTCTATTGGCGATCCAACAGGCCGTAACAAGCTGCGCCCGCCATTAAGTGAAAAGCAAATCGCTCTTAATAGTCAGACCTATCTCGATCAACTCGGCCGAATTATTGATACTTCGCATATACAGCTTCGTCGCAATTCGGACTGGTTTAGAAAAATGCCCTTTTCTGAAATTCTTGGTCTGGTTTCCCGCGTCACGCTAGCGCAAATGATGCAGCGTGATGATTTTAAAACGCGGTATGCCGCATCTTCACCTATCCATCTGCATGAGCTTCTGTATCCGATCCTTCAAGGCTATGACTCTGTGATGATCAACGCGGACATTGAGCTTGGTGGCACGGATCAACTCTTTAATAACATGGTAGGACGAATGCTGCAGGAGTCTTTCGGAAGTGGGGGGCAGTCGGTCATCACGATGCCTCTGCTTGAGGGACTGGACGGCAGAGATAAGATGAGTAAATCGAAAGGGAACTACATCGCATTAACGGATAGCCCTGAAGATATGTATGGGAAGATCATGTCGTTACCCGATCAGCTTATTATCAGTTATTTCAGCCTGGCCACGAATGTTTCAGCAGAATATATCATTGAGGTCAGAGAGCAGATGGAACGGGGAAAAAATCCCATTCTTATTAAAAAGGATCTGGCACACCAGATAGTGGGTATCTACCATGACGCGGAGGCCGCTGATGCTGCTGGCAAACATTTTGAGCGGGTATTTCAGCGCCATAATCCCACCGAAGAGGACCATCTTCCACTCATCGTTGATGGGCAAGCACCGCTGGCACTGATTGATATTTGTAGTCAGGCGCTTGCCGACATGAGCCGCTCTGAACTGCGGAGGCTAATTCGCTCTGGAGCAGTACGGGTCAATACGCATAAAGAAACGGATGAACTGGCAATGATTAATCCAGAACCCGGCATGCTTCTCTGGCTGGGTAAACATCACCGCTTCATCGTCAGATAGGGGCTGATATCTATCTCGGTTATTGATTTTTCGGCGAAGTGTTGACGTTAAGAAAAATACTGGCGTGCGTGGTGAT
It encodes:
- a CDS encoding YmjA family protein, with the protein product MNNEIPLKFYDITDEYSTESAKPVSESERDALAHYFQLLLTRLMNNEEISEEAQKEMASKAGIDEFRIDEIATFLNQWGNE
- a CDS encoding gamma-glutamylcyclotransferase family protein produces the protein MERLFVYGTLRPGHENAYILENIGGDWLPGYVTGTFYERGWGAAADFPGIVLDDHGLRVNGYLFLSTNLEAHWPMLDEFEDGYDRVEVVVTTAEDQQVTAWVYQLQPQTGKYAG
- the tyrS gene encoding tyrosine--tRNA ligase, with the protein product MKTNNNIDVLASNIAIMEPSNGLEKKLELAEKENRKLIIKLGFDPTAPDLHLGHAVVLRKLKQFQDAGHDIVIIIGDFTASIGDPTGRNKLRPPLSEKQIALNSQTYLDQLGRIIDTSHIQLRRNSDWFRKMPFSEILGLVSRVTLAQMMQRDDFKTRYAASSPIHLHELLYPILQGYDSVMINADIELGGTDQLFNNMVGRMLQESFGSGGQSVITMPLLEGLDGRDKMSKSKGNYIALTDSPEDMYGKIMSLPDQLIISYFSLATNVSAEYIIEVREQMERGKNPILIKKDLAHQIVGIYHDAEAADAAGKHFERVFQRHNPTEEDHLPLIVDGQAPLALIDICSQALADMSRSELRRLIRSGAVRVNTHKETDELAMINPEPGMLLWLGKHHRFIVR